One Thermomonas paludicola genomic window, GCTGGAACGCACCACCGACGCACTCGACGCGGCGGTACGCGACTGCCGGGCCTCCCTGGCGCTGGCGCAAGAGCTGCACGGCCGCAACCATCGCACCACCATCGACGCCAGCCGGCAGCTGGCCGCCCTGTACGTGGACCTGGGGCATTTCAGCGAAGCCGAAACCATCTTCCTGGAGACCACGGCGTGGATGCGCGCACGCCTGGACGGCAACCATCCGGACATGGCGCGTGCCTACAACAGCCTCGGCATCGTCGCCTGGGAACGCGGCGACCTTGAACGCGCCCTGCGCTTCCAGCGGCAGGCGGTGGCCGCATGGCGAAAATCAGGCAACGCGGGGCTGACGGCGGGCGGGCTGTTCAACCTGGCGATGATCCTGCATGACGCCGGGCGCGACCGCGAAGCCCTGGGGCCGGCACGCGAGGCTGCTGCGCTGCGCACGCAACAGTTCGGCGCCAGCCACGCCCTGGTGGGCGACAGCATGCGCTTGATCGGCGAAATCCTGACGGCGCTGGATCAGCCGGATGCGGCACGCCCCGCGCTGGAACAGGCGGTGCAGCTGACCAGCCAGGGCTATGGCGCGACGCATTCGCATGCGCGTCGCGCCGAAGTCGCGCTGGCGCGCCTGCGCGCCCGCCAGGGCGACGCCGGCGCAGTGGCGCAGCTCGCCGCGCTGGGCCAGGCGCGCGGCGGCAGCCTGGAACAGCGCAAAGTCGTCTGGCTGGCGCAGGCCTATGCGGCCGAACTGCGCTGCATGCAACAGCCCAGGCCCGCCCAGCTGGCACTGGATGCCACCCTGACCGAGATGCAGCTGGCCGTTCCAGAAGGCGGTGCGATTCCGCGCGACGTGCAGCGCATCCGCGATGCGTGCGGCAAGCCGCTCAAAGCGGCAGCGGCACCTGCAGCGGCTCGATGACGCCCTCACCGCGCATCACCTTCTTGAACTCGGCCCGGCTGACCGACACGTAGCGTTCATTGCCGCCGATTTCCACCTGCGGCCCGTCCTGTACGGCGCGCCCCTGCGCATCGATGCGCACGTTCATGGTCGCTTTCTTGCCGCTGTGGCAAATGGTCTTGATTTCCGACAATTCGTCCGCCCACGCCAGCAGATACTGGCTGCCCTCGAACAGCTCGCCACGGAAATCGGTGCGCAGCCCGTAACACAGCACCGGGATATGCAATCGATCCACCACTTCACTGAGCTGCCACACCTGCGCGCGACTCAGGAACTGCGCTTCGTCCACCAGCACGCAGTGCAACGCGCCGTGCGCGACGATGTCGCGCTCGATGCTGCGCTGCAAATCATCTTCGTGCTCGAAGCACAGCCCCTGCGCACGCAGGCCGATCCGCGACGCCACCGTGCCGCTGCCGGCGCGATCATCCAGGTTCGGCGTCAGGATCGCGACCCGCATGCCGCGTTCGCGGTAATTGTGCGCACTCTGCAGCAGGGTGGTGGTCTTGCCCGCGTTCATCGCGGAGTAGTAGAAGTAAAGCTTGGCCATGCACGGATTCTACCGGCGCACAAGGCTGGCGGCGGTGGCCGTGGCCTTCGACAATGACGGCCAATGCAGCGCGATCCCCTCCACGGTCTCAACCCACCCCAACGCGCGGCGGTCCTGCATACCGAGGGTCCGCTGCTGGTGCTGGCGGGTGCCGGCAGTGGCAAGACCCGGGTGATCATCGAAAAGGTCGCGCATTTGGTGGCCACCGGCCGCTGCCCGGCCAGGCGCATCGCCGCGATCACCTTCACCAACAAATCCGCGCGCGAAATGCGCGAGCGCGCGAGCCGGCGCATCAAGGGCGACGCCGCGCAAGAGTTGACGGTGTCCACCTTCCACGCGCTGGGCCTGCGCATGTTGCAGATCGACCACGCCAAGCTGGGCCTGCGCCGCGGCTTCTCGATTTTCGATGCCGACGATTCCGCCGCGCAGATCAAGGACCTGCTGCCGCCCGGCAGCAAGCCGGATGTGATTGACGCGATGAAACAGCTGGTGTCCCGCGCCAAGAATGCGGGGCTGTCGCCGGAACAGGCGGCCGCAGTGGCACGCAGCACCCGCGAGCATGAAGCAGCAGCGCTGTACGCGCACTACCAGAAGCGCCTGAGCGCGTTCAACGCGGTGGATTTCGACGATCTGATCCGGCTGCCGGTGCAGCTGCTGGAGAACGACGAAGAGGCGCGGATGGGCTGGCGCGAGCGCATCGGCTACCTGCTGGTGGACGAGTGCCAGGACACCAACGACGCCCAGTACCGCCTGCTCAAGGCGATCGCCGGCGAGGCCGGGCAGTTCACCTGCGTGGGCGACGACGACCAGAGCATCTACGCCTGGCGTGGCGCCAACCCCGACAACCTGCTGG contains:
- a CDS encoding thymidine kinase, translated to MAKLYFYYSAMNAGKTTTLLQSAHNYRERGMRVAILTPNLDDRAGSGTVASRIGLRAQGLCFEHEDDLQRSIERDIVAHGALHCVLVDEAQFLSRAQVWQLSEVVDRLHIPVLCYGLRTDFRGELFEGSQYLLAWADELSEIKTICHSGKKATMNVRIDAQGRAVQDGPQVEIGGNERYVSVSRAEFKKVMRGEGVIEPLQVPLPL